One segment of Paenibacillus rhizovicinus DNA contains the following:
- a CDS encoding tetratricopeptide repeat-containing glycosyltransferase family 2 protein yields MAKQPKLITLCMIVKNEERDLPRCLQSVKGIVDQIVIVDTGSTDGTVDMARKSGASVVRSAWTGDFAGARNIGLAHAEGEWILFLDADEELDAGTREQLRELALHREITGFFLNVWNYSGDGGDGATINPVLRMFRNDRRYRFEGRIHEQIAVPIMRHTPQARFHLSDVIIHHYGYRREVVAAKDKVRRNRTLLEQAIQEEPDNRFNWYNLGVEYFRAGEVEEALRAFRRARDGIDYASLSYAHLIVKHETSCLQVLRRWEEALQAAEEGLGWYGEYPDLWHAKGVSLAALGRKRQAAEAFAAAMAIGKAPALYHTEDGMGTYQSAYWLGMMHEAELDPETAAHWYAESVRFKGSLLAPLYRLCRMMKVTAAPERLAEFAWSRFALESPQAVEKLAAIMLDCGCHEALMMWLEKWMERAGGGERAILQLWLDLAGAGARLAAGLPGDREAGGDASAVAKIEGQQAQDVNLSSGTERGMQPSEEAAAELAEGLQPAGVSPESGREAVAAAPAPGTAKFRMAALNQARSWLDAGEDSLYPPAAWEWLPSLLAGGGDGSALAAQRIRSVVGALLDGRPAGDAAVNTAARDGVRAGVKALVALADRQLAAVQQMAGHAQAVQSLRLTLPSSGRG; encoded by the coding sequence TTGGCGAAGCAGCCGAAGCTGATTACGCTCTGCATGATCGTTAAGAACGAAGAACGCGACCTGCCGCGCTGCCTCCAAAGCGTCAAAGGCATCGTGGACCAGATCGTCATCGTCGATACGGGTTCGACGGACGGTACAGTGGATATGGCACGAAAATCCGGCGCGTCGGTCGTGCGCAGCGCGTGGACGGGGGATTTTGCCGGGGCGCGCAACATCGGGCTGGCGCACGCGGAGGGGGAGTGGATCCTCTTCCTCGATGCCGACGAAGAGCTCGATGCCGGAACGCGGGAGCAGCTGCGGGAGCTGGCGCTTCACCGGGAGATCACGGGTTTCTTCCTGAACGTGTGGAACTATTCCGGGGACGGCGGCGACGGGGCGACGATCAATCCCGTGCTGCGAATGTTCCGCAACGACCGGAGATATCGGTTCGAAGGCAGAATTCACGAGCAGATCGCGGTGCCCATTATGCGGCATACGCCGCAGGCGCGTTTTCATCTCAGTGACGTGATCATCCATCATTACGGCTACCGGCGCGAGGTCGTGGCGGCTAAGGATAAAGTGCGGCGCAACCGCACGCTGCTTGAACAGGCGATTCAGGAGGAGCCGGACAATCGGTTCAACTGGTATAACCTGGGTGTCGAGTATTTTCGCGCGGGCGAGGTGGAGGAAGCGCTGCGGGCATTTCGGAGGGCCCGGGACGGCATCGATTACGCTTCGCTCAGCTATGCGCATCTCATAGTGAAGCATGAAACGAGCTGCTTGCAGGTGCTGCGCAGATGGGAGGAAGCGCTGCAGGCCGCGGAGGAAGGGCTGGGGTGGTACGGGGAATATCCGGATTTGTGGCATGCCAAAGGCGTGAGCCTCGCCGCGCTGGGCAGGAAAAGGCAGGCCGCCGAAGCATTTGCCGCCGCGATGGCAATCGGAAAAGCGCCCGCCCTCTATCACACGGAAGACGGCATGGGCACCTACCAGTCGGCTTATTGGCTTGGCATGATGCATGAGGCGGAGCTGGATCCCGAGACGGCAGCGCATTGGTACGCCGAATCCGTGCGTTTCAAGGGCAGCCTGCTTGCGCCGCTTTATCGGCTCTGCCGGATGATGAAAGTCACCGCGGCGCCGGAGCGGCTGGCCGAATTCGCTTGGTCGCGGTTTGCGCTGGAGTCGCCTCAGGCCGTCGAGAAGCTCGCCGCCATCATGCTGGACTGCGGCTGTCACGAAGCGTTGATGATGTGGCTGGAGAAATGGATGGAGCGAGCGGGAGGCGGGGAGCGAGCGATTTTGCAGCTTTGGCTGGACCTTGCGGGCGCAGGCGCGCGCTTGGCCGCGGGACTGCCGGGGGACAGGGAAGCCGGAGGCGACGCGTCCGCAGTTGCGAAAATAGAAGGCCAGCAAGCACAAGACGTGAACCTTTCGTCCGGCACAGAGAGGGGCATGCAGCCTTCTGAGGAAGCAGCCGCCGAGCTTGCGGAAGGGCTGCAGCCGGCAGGAGTGTCGCCGGAATCCGGCCGCGAAGCCGTAGCGGCTGCTCCGGCACCGGGAACGGCGAAATTCCGTATGGCTGCCCTGAACCAAGCGCGGTCGTGGCTGGACGCCGGGGAGGATTCGCTTTATCCGCCTGCAGCTTGGGAGTGGCTGCCGTCGCTGCTTGCGGGCGGCGGGGATGGCTCGGCGCTTGCGGCGCAGCGCATTCGAAGCGTCGTCGGAGCGCTGCTGGACGGACGGCCTGCCGGGGATGCGGCGGTAAATACGGCGGCGCGCGACGGCGTGCGGGCCGGCGTAAAGGCGCTTGTTGCGCTGGCCGACCGGCAATTGGCGGCCGTACAGCAGATGGCCGGGCATGCGCAGGCGGTGCAAAGCTTGCGATTGACGCTGCCGTCTTCCGGCAGGGGGTGA
- a CDS encoding glycosyltransferase family 2 protein — protein MGTEPEETNGFGGNDHENSNENSNDSSGDGGGSEGGPLPVSLCMIVRNESRFLADCLRSAVPFVMEIIVVDTGSTDDTAVIAEAFGARVIHAAWKDDFAEARNGSLAAAAQPWILVLDADERLAVGDADAWRALLGDASKWGYFVKVNSRVGSGANGDTVTDAVCRLFRRDTRIRFRGLVHEETATAVCEAFGDAAIGYAEGLEIRHEGYRDEVIAERDKFARNRRLLERALAVSPEDPALRYAAGAELFASGEYSSALSWLEPLAQLERDPGYGSDLALKIIHACRAVGRLPDAERYAAMAARRYADFADVHEARCEVLLALDAPLPALWSAEAAMSAGPAPACYSTAAGAGTYRALGLAGAALERLYRYREAAETYGAAIAQRFDHAPSWQRLLLLGQLDASLRPLWLEAARSSAAASAPPFPWLEGQLLEWLCDLRQPDEAAAVWALAVGGAGGRSPGALAEGLWLVQRGEAQRGRQVWDAACEAGDADAARLAVYGFALALGEGDAERAHFMQERRVGSEYAAAARAALAACEGAAQAMPPDAAGSAIALALLRLGAVPAWLRLHAAAAPAAPASARAALRAVPPLLLAALLRTAPPAQLAALRAALAAGGAGLPRPRLRRTAWRPAGPRPPAANGGQRRRTSPPPERRARAHGSGAPPPQGSPPQARLWRAPRAPRARAETCPRCTAKRPCRSSSARPSSRLYKPRSSQALFSWRSEP, from the coding sequence ATGGGGACCGAACCGGAAGAGACGAACGGTTTTGGCGGCAATGACCATGAAAACAGCAATGAAAACAGCAATGACAGCAGCGGCGATGGCGGCGGATCCGAAGGAGGACCGCTTCCGGTGTCGCTGTGCATGATCGTGCGGAACGAAAGCCGTTTTCTGGCGGATTGCCTGCGCAGCGCGGTTCCTTTTGTCATGGAGATCATCGTCGTCGATACGGGGTCGACCGATGATACGGCGGTGATCGCGGAGGCTTTCGGGGCGAGGGTTATTCATGCGGCGTGGAAGGACGATTTTGCCGAGGCGCGGAACGGCTCGCTCGCGGCAGCCGCGCAGCCCTGGATTCTCGTGCTGGATGCCGACGAACGGCTGGCGGTCGGAGATGCCGACGCGTGGCGGGCGCTGCTCGGCGATGCCTCAAAATGGGGCTATTTCGTCAAGGTGAACAGCCGCGTCGGAAGCGGGGCGAACGGGGATACGGTGACGGATGCCGTGTGCCGGTTGTTCCGACGAGATACGCGGATTCGGTTTCGCGGCCTCGTGCATGAAGAGACGGCGACCGCCGTTTGCGAAGCATTTGGAGATGCGGCAATCGGCTATGCGGAGGGCTTGGAAATTCGGCATGAGGGGTATCGCGACGAGGTCATCGCGGAGCGGGACAAGTTCGCGCGCAACCGGCGGCTGCTGGAACGGGCGCTGGCCGTTTCCCCGGAAGATCCGGCACTGCGGTATGCGGCGGGGGCGGAGCTGTTCGCATCCGGCGAATACAGCTCTGCGCTCAGCTGGCTCGAGCCGCTCGCGCAGTTGGAACGGGATCCCGGCTACGGCTCGGATCTGGCGCTGAAAATCATCCACGCCTGCCGCGCGGTCGGGCGCTTGCCGGATGCGGAGCGCTATGCGGCTATGGCGGCGCGGCGTTATGCGGATTTTGCGGACGTGCACGAAGCGCGGTGCGAGGTGCTGCTCGCGCTTGACGCGCCATTGCCCGCGCTGTGGAGCGCGGAGGCGGCGATGTCGGCGGGTCCGGCGCCGGCCTGTTATTCCACGGCGGCCGGCGCGGGAACGTATCGCGCGCTCGGTCTGGCCGGAGCGGCCCTGGAACGGCTGTATCGTTATCGCGAAGCCGCGGAGACGTACGGCGCGGCCATTGCGCAGCGGTTTGATCATGCGCCAAGCTGGCAGCGGCTGCTGCTGCTGGGGCAGCTGGATGCATCGCTGCGGCCGTTGTGGCTGGAGGCTGCAAGAAGCTCTGCCGCTGCAAGTGCCCCGCCATTCCCTTGGCTCGAAGGCCAGCTGCTGGAATGGCTGTGCGATTTGCGGCAGCCGGACGAGGCTGCCGCGGTGTGGGCGCTCGCAGTCGGCGGCGCGGGCGGCCGTTCGCCGGGTGCGCTGGCGGAAGGATTGTGGCTTGTCCAACGCGGTGAAGCGCAGCGCGGACGACAGGTTTGGGATGCCGCATGCGAGGCTGGCGACGCTGATGCGGCAAGGCTTGCGGTGTATGGTTTTGCCTTGGCGCTGGGCGAAGGAGATGCGGAGCGCGCGCATTTCATGCAGGAGCGGCGAGTGGGCAGCGAGTACGCGGCCGCTGCCCGGGCAGCGCTGGCGGCATGCGAGGGAGCCGCGCAAGCGATGCCGCCGGACGCGGCCGGCAGCGCCATCGCCCTGGCGCTGCTTCGCCTCGGGGCCGTGCCCGCATGGCTGCGTCTCCATGCGGCCGCGGCCCCGGCGGCACCGGCGTCGGCGCGGGCGGCCCTCCGCGCCGTGCCGCCGCTGCTGCTCGCGGCGCTGCTCCGCACCGCGCCGCCTGCGCAGCTCGCGGCGCTGCGCGCCGCGCTTGCCGCGGGCGGGGCCGGCCTGCCCCGGCCGCGGCTGCGCCGCACCGCCTGGCGGCCGGCTGGGCCGCGGCCGCCGGCGGCGAATGGCGGGCAGCGGCGGAGGACCTCGCCGCCGCCCGAGCGGAGGGCGCGCGCCCATGGCAGCGGCGCGCCGCCTCCGCAGGGCTCGCCGCCGCAGGCGCGGCTCTGGCGCGCGCCGCGGGCACCCCGTGCGCGGGCGGAAACCTGCCCGCGCTGTACAGCGAAGAGGCCCTGCCGCTCATCCTCGGCACGGCCGTCTTCCCGCCTGTATAAGCCGCGGAGCAGCCAGGCGC